One window from the genome of Pseudomonas sp. L5B5 encodes:
- a CDS encoding cytochrome-c peroxidase → MRRSLKSLVVVFGILLVIGSESGLACALSEPTCLREVYSRPSAQWPAPQVDAGVAWQELGPLPERAPSPEHNPYTQQKADLGRQLFFDPRLSRSGQIACASCHEPDLAFADGRRVSFGHDRAAGRRNAPSVVTSGLAGHLFWDGRADSLEMQALMPVVDPKEMAFSVAQLVARLRASTDYPAQFAKVFPGQALGAEQVAAALATYQRDLLRVAQRTPFERFLRGQAQALNDQQLQGLHLFRTKARCMNCHFGPGMQDNRFHNAGLTFYGRRREDLGRYEVTGLAQDVGRMRTPSLRLVSRTGPWFHNGLASSLDQVLLFYNAGMPRPAPKGAQQQDPLFPVTSTQFQALGLDRIELKALKAFLEAL, encoded by the coding sequence ATGCGCCGGTCCCTGAAGAGTCTTGTGGTCGTGTTCGGCATCCTGCTGGTGATTGGATCGGAGTCAGGGCTTGCCTGCGCACTGAGCGAACCGACATGCCTGCGCGAGGTGTACAGCCGGCCCTCCGCCCAGTGGCCGGCGCCGCAGGTGGATGCGGGCGTGGCCTGGCAAGAGCTGGGCCCCTTGCCCGAGCGTGCGCCGTCGCCGGAGCACAACCCCTACACGCAGCAGAAGGCCGATCTGGGCCGCCAGCTGTTCTTCGACCCGCGCCTGTCGCGCTCGGGGCAGATCGCCTGCGCCTCCTGCCATGAGCCGGACCTGGCGTTCGCCGATGGGCGTCGGGTTTCGTTCGGGCATGACCGTGCAGCAGGCCGGCGCAATGCACCGAGCGTGGTGACCAGCGGCCTGGCCGGGCATCTGTTCTGGGATGGGCGCGCCGACAGCCTGGAGATGCAGGCCCTGATGCCGGTCGTCGACCCGAAGGAAATGGCCTTCAGCGTTGCGCAGCTGGTAGCCCGGCTGCGTGCCAGCACGGATTACCCGGCGCAGTTCGCCAAGGTGTTTCCCGGACAGGCGCTGGGTGCCGAACAGGTGGCGGCGGCATTGGCGACCTATCAGCGCGACCTGCTGCGGGTTGCCCAACGCACCCCCTTCGAGCGCTTTCTGCGGGGCCAGGCGCAGGCGCTCAATGACCAGCAATTGCAGGGCTTGCACCTGTTTCGCACCAAGGCCCGCTGCATGAACTGCCACTTCGGACCGGGAATGCAGGACAACCGCTTCCACAACGCCGGCCTGACCTTCTATGGGCGTCGCCGCGAAGACCTCGGGCGCTATGAGGTCACCGGGCTGGCGCAGGATGTCGGGCGCATGCGCACACCTTCACTGCGGTTGGTGAGCCGTACCGGCCCCTGGTTTCACAATGGCCTGGCCAGCAGCCTCGATCAGGTGCTGTTGTTCTACAACGCCGGCATGCCCAGGCCCGCGCCCAAGGGTGCGCAGCAGCAAGACCCGCTGTTTCCCGTGACGTCGACGCAGTTCCAGGCATTGGGGCTGGACCGGATCGAACTGAAAGCGCTGAAGGCTTTTCTGGAGGCCCTGTGA
- a CDS encoding TonB-dependent receptor codes for MSIRHLEGLHGCRRSARLLLLSVGLAVSLPVLASDQRTRHNIDIARQPLGSALMALAQQTGLQISVDSQLLRNLNAPAVQGELSADQALAKLLKGSQLEWIYLGDDALMVQRATHRRADPVRLGSTKVPGEWVLPQGETRVDRATIEAMPAGNGDITSLLRSHPNVQFDDAQLSSKTPGEIGPANISINGAQFYQNAFLIDGINMNNDIDPAEDRVQLLDAVPGRSQGLALDTDLLENITVLDSNVPAAYGGFNGGVIDAQTRAPTQALHGKFSVQTTRSAWTKYHVDESEAERMENSGSPDEQPKFDKVTIRGTLQGHLTDNFGLLGSFSQKRSTIPLGFYSYNNVEEMGFHEEKQERRIDNYFLKSVWRASDQLTVETSVTHAPEESHYFRANVANSGYDNKAGGTQLNLRTIWDGDLARVEQNLAWSGQEQSRQSDSADYWTWRKSSTKDWGIGNKATANTLEGGWGDIEQQQRTWQYKLNADWRSVDWLGMTHRPQTGFEFSRQYVRYERLTDSSTYVAPAATRTCTNGAGVTDNVACNMGQTLNGWAGQYMKSRTRYATGEFDFTTTSWGSWLQDEITIGQLTLRPGVRMDNDDYMDKTTWAPRFSLEYDLFGDRTTLLNAGVNRYYGRSVSSWQLQDGRNRLRFNETRDSLDQPWVVKSNAANQVRFNQLDIPYDDELMLGVVQQWAGVEYALKYVNRKGRDQVVQVSGRTLGEPSTDPTLASNYTTYTNDGKSETDTYTLTVTPQQRWTLLGTQTGGQLALNWTDSKASAPTYVAAENLYYQNNVIQYQGSFINYDDRPASNFNRPWTARLTTITEIPQANLQWSNFWRYRAGYKRIGDTGRNVDYMGTSVDVWEEQKFQPALTWDTRLGWRIPTARDQSVFINVDVFNVLDKKSVNANQTVNSNSVSTYEVGRQYWLEVGYAF; via the coding sequence ATGTCCATTCGCCACCTAGAAGGTCTTCACGGTTGCCGACGCAGCGCGCGCCTCTTACTGCTGTCGGTAGGACTGGCGGTGTCCTTGCCGGTCCTGGCCAGTGACCAGCGGACACGGCATAACATTGACATCGCCCGCCAGCCCCTGGGCTCGGCACTGATGGCGCTGGCACAGCAGACCGGCCTGCAGATCAGCGTCGACAGCCAGCTGCTGCGCAACCTGAACGCTCCAGCGGTGCAAGGCGAACTGAGTGCCGATCAGGCCCTGGCGAAACTGCTCAAGGGCAGCCAGCTGGAGTGGATCTACCTCGGTGACGACGCGCTGATGGTGCAACGCGCGACTCATCGGCGTGCGGACCCGGTCCGCCTGGGCAGTACCAAGGTCCCGGGCGAGTGGGTTCTGCCCCAGGGGGAAACCCGTGTGGACCGCGCGACGATCGAAGCGATGCCGGCCGGTAATGGCGACATCACCAGCCTGTTGCGCAGCCATCCCAACGTGCAGTTCGACGACGCCCAGCTCAGCAGCAAGACCCCTGGTGAAATCGGCCCGGCCAACATCAGCATCAACGGCGCGCAGTTCTACCAGAATGCCTTCCTGATCGATGGCATCAACATGAACAACGACATCGACCCGGCCGAAGACCGGGTGCAACTGCTGGACGCGGTGCCGGGGCGCAGCCAGGGCCTGGCCCTGGACACCGACCTGCTGGAGAACATCACGGTCCTGGACAGCAACGTGCCAGCGGCCTATGGCGGCTTCAACGGCGGGGTCATCGATGCACAGACCCGTGCGCCGACCCAGGCGCTGCACGGCAAGTTCTCGGTGCAGACCACCCGCTCCGCCTGGACCAAATATCATGTCGACGAAAGCGAAGCAGAGCGCATGGAGAACTCCGGCTCTCCCGACGAGCAACCCAAGTTCGACAAGGTCACCATTCGCGGCACCCTGCAGGGCCACCTGACCGACAATTTCGGCCTGCTCGGCAGTTTCAGCCAGAAGCGCTCGACGATCCCGCTGGGTTTCTACTCCTATAACAACGTCGAGGAAATGGGCTTTCACGAGGAGAAGCAGGAACGGCGCATCGACAACTACTTCCTCAAGTCGGTCTGGCGGGCCAGCGACCAACTCACCGTCGAGACCAGCGTGACCCATGCGCCTGAGGAGAGTCACTACTTCCGTGCCAACGTGGCCAACTCGGGTTACGACAACAAGGCCGGCGGCACCCAACTGAACCTGCGCACCATATGGGATGGCGACCTGGCACGGGTCGAACAGAACCTGGCATGGAGCGGCCAGGAGCAGAGTCGCCAGTCGGATTCGGCCGACTACTGGACCTGGCGCAAGTCGAGCACCAAGGACTGGGGCATCGGCAACAAGGCCACCGCCAATACCCTTGAAGGCGGTTGGGGGGATATCGAGCAGCAACAACGTACCTGGCAGTACAAGCTCAATGCCGACTGGCGCAGCGTCGACTGGCTGGGCATGACTCACCGCCCGCAAACCGGTTTCGAGTTCTCCCGCCAGTACGTGCGCTATGAGCGCCTGACCGACAGCAGCACCTACGTTGCCCCCGCGGCTACCAGGACCTGCACCAACGGTGCCGGGGTGACCGATAACGTCGCCTGCAACATGGGCCAGACCCTGAACGGCTGGGCAGGCCAGTACATGAAAAGCCGTACCCGCTATGCCACCGGCGAATTCGACTTCACCACCACCTCCTGGGGCAGCTGGTTGCAGGACGAGATCACCATCGGCCAACTGACCTTGCGCCCGGGCGTGCGCATGGACAACGACGACTACATGGACAAGACCACCTGGGCACCGCGCTTCTCCCTCGAATATGACCTGTTCGGCGACCGCACCACCTTGCTCAATGCCGGCGTCAACCGTTACTACGGGCGCAGCGTCAGCAGCTGGCAGCTGCAGGACGGGCGCAACCGCCTGCGTTTCAACGAAACCCGCGACAGCCTGGACCAACCCTGGGTAGTCAAGTCCAACGCCGCCAACCAGGTGCGTTTCAATCAGCTGGACATCCCCTACGATGACGAGCTGATGCTGGGCGTGGTGCAGCAATGGGCCGGGGTCGAATATGCCCTCAAGTATGTCAATCGCAAGGGCCGCGACCAGGTGGTGCAGGTGTCCGGAAGGACCTTGGGCGAGCCCTCCACGGACCCGACGCTGGCAAGCAACTACACCACCTACACCAACGACGGCAAGAGCGAGACCGACACCTACACCCTGACGGTGACGCCGCAGCAGCGCTGGACACTGCTTGGCACCCAGACCGGGGGTCAACTGGCGCTCAACTGGACCGACAGCAAGGCGTCCGCGCCGACCTACGTCGCCGCCGAAAACCTCTACTACCAGAACAACGTCATCCAGTACCAGGGCAGCTTCATCAATTATGACGATCGCCCTGCCAGCAACTTCAACCGGCCCTGGACGGCTCGCCTGACGACCATCACCGAGATCCCCCAGGCCAACCTGCAGTGGAGCAACTTCTGGCGCTACCGCGCCGGCTACAAGCGCATTGGCGACACGGGGCGCAACGTGGACTACATGGGGACTTCGGTGGATGTCTGGGAAGAACAGAAATTCCAGCCGGCGCTGACCTGGGACACGCGCCTGGGCTGGCGGATTCCCACCGCCAGGGACCAGAGTGTGTTCATCAACGTCGACGTGTTCAACGTGCTCGACAAGAAGTCGGTCAATGCCAACCAGACGGTCAACAGCAACTCGGTCTCGACCTATGAGGTGGGCCGCCAGTACTGGCTCGAAGTCGGGTACGCGTTCTGA
- a CDS encoding FecR family protein has product MTDTPLSQPVAGSLKDDPVWQAAMDWLLQCRAAPDDASLHQAHARWLAADERHAVAWRKAEKVWLLSGHLEPLETPVPRPLPALVQPRRSWRGRAMAALALAACVLLLVRPTPPTDHASPLGEHLKVSLSDGSRIELGSDSAIRVAFEPGTRGVTLLRGQAFFEVSHDASRPFTVQAADVKVRVIGTAFDVDLSHNAVVVAVQSGAVQVRDGRGELAVPALGPGDSLRLGLDQSPPQRSRLPPGQVAPWRQWQLLVNDRPLREVIEELRDYYPGTLLLVDRTLGERRVTASLNLRSPVTALQLAIAPLRGHLTHWGPYLTLIRETPEAPVKK; this is encoded by the coding sequence ATGACTGATACCCCCTTGTCTCAACCTGTAGCCGGTTCACTGAAGGACGACCCGGTGTGGCAGGCGGCCATGGACTGGCTGCTGCAATGCCGCGCCGCACCGGATGACGCCTCACTGCATCAGGCCCATGCCCGCTGGCTGGCCGCTGATGAGCGTCATGCTGTCGCCTGGCGCAAGGCCGAGAAAGTCTGGTTGCTCAGTGGCCACCTGGAACCGCTGGAGACACCCGTGCCTCGTCCGTTGCCTGCCCTGGTCCAGCCCCGGCGCAGCTGGCGGGGTCGAGCAATGGCGGCGCTGGCGCTGGCAGCCTGTGTGCTGTTGCTGGTCCGCCCCACGCCGCCGACCGACCATGCCAGCCCGCTCGGCGAGCATCTGAAGGTCAGCCTGAGTGACGGCAGCCGCATCGAACTGGGCAGCGACAGTGCCATCCGGGTGGCCTTCGAGCCGGGCACGCGGGGCGTGACCCTGCTCAGGGGGCAGGCGTTCTTCGAGGTCAGCCACGATGCCTCGCGCCCGTTCACGGTCCAGGCGGCGGATGTGAAGGTCAGGGTCATCGGTACGGCGTTCGATGTGGACCTCAGCCACAACGCCGTGGTGGTGGCAGTGCAGAGCGGAGCGGTCCAGGTTCGCGATGGGCGAGGCGAACTCGCGGTGCCGGCCCTGGGGCCCGGCGATAGCCTGCGTCTTGGCCTGGACCAGAGCCCGCCGCAGCGCAGCCGACTACCGCCTGGCCAGGTTGCGCCATGGCGCCAGTGGCAACTGCTGGTCAATGACCGGCCCCTGCGCGAGGTAATCGAGGAACTGCGGGACTACTACCCCGGCACCTTGTTGCTGGTCGACCGCACGCTGGGCGAGCGGCGTGTCACCGCCTCGCTGAACCTGCGCTCGCCGGTCACCGCGCTGCAACTGGCCATCGCCCCGCTTCGCGGGCATCTCACGCATTGGGGGCCGTACCTCACCCTCATCCGAGAAACGCCTGAAGCACCAGTAAAAAAATAA
- a CDS encoding sigma-70 family RNA polymerase sigma factor: MIAVVSYPSDKLELYLSHRAALVDYSAPIVGCRAQAEEVVQEAWLRFCGQADSVAQPNNPVGYLYRIVRNLSFDLLRRSTLENRHPDGDDLLDELPSNAPSPEHQALHCDQLRLLQDALTLLPERTRRAFRMHRLQHLTFQEIAAELKISTSLAHQLVRDALTHCAEHLADD, from the coding sequence ATGATCGCCGTCGTGTCTTATCCCAGCGATAAACTCGAGCTCTACCTCTCCCACCGTGCCGCGCTGGTCGACTACTCGGCCCCTATCGTCGGCTGCCGGGCTCAAGCCGAGGAAGTGGTCCAGGAAGCCTGGCTGCGCTTCTGCGGCCAGGCCGATAGCGTTGCCCAGCCGAACAACCCGGTGGGCTACCTGTACCGCATCGTGCGCAACCTGTCCTTTGACCTGCTGCGACGCTCGACCCTGGAAAACCGCCATCCCGATGGCGACGACCTGCTGGACGAACTGCCCTCGAACGCACCTTCACCGGAACATCAGGCGCTGCATTGCGACCAGTTGCGCCTCCTGCAGGATGCCCTGACACTGCTGCCGGAACGGACGCGTCGAGCCTTCCGCATGCATCGCCTGCAACACCTGACCTTCCAGGAAATTGCCGCTGAGTTGAAGATCTCCACCAGCTTGGCGCACCAGCTGGTGCGTGACGCACTGACCCACTGTGCGGAGCATCTGGCCGATGACTGA
- a CDS encoding flavin reductase family protein codes for MNAATETKALELLDAEGCDVHHARELRNVLGQFATGVTVITTRTAEGRNVGVTANSFSSLSLSPALVLWSLARTAPSLKVFCSASHFAINILGADQHHLSEQFARAAADKFAGVGHSYGKAGAPVLDDVVAVLVCRNVTQYEGGDHLIFIGEIEQYRYSGAEPLVFHAGQYRGLRSNGTDP; via the coding sequence ATGAATGCTGCCACCGAAACCAAAGCTCTCGAATTGCTCGATGCCGAGGGCTGCGATGTCCACCATGCCCGCGAACTGCGCAACGTACTGGGACAGTTTGCGACCGGTGTGACCGTGATCACCACCCGCACCGCTGAGGGCCGCAATGTCGGTGTGACCGCCAACTCGTTCTCCTCACTGTCGCTGTCGCCGGCGCTGGTGCTCTGGAGCTTGGCACGCACGGCTCCGAGCCTGAAGGTTTTTTGCTCGGCAAGCCATTTCGCCATCAACATACTGGGCGCGGACCAGCACCACCTGTCGGAGCAGTTCGCCCGAGCAGCCGCTGACAAGTTCGCCGGTGTAGGTCATTCCTACGGCAAGGCGGGAGCTCCGGTGCTGGACGATGTGGTAGCAGTGCTGGTGTGCCGCAACGTCACCCAGTACGAGGGCGGTGATCACCTGATCTTCATTGGCGAGATCGAGCAATACCGATACAGCGGCGCAGAACCGCTGGTCTTCCATGCAGGCCAGTACCGGGGTTTAAGGAGCAATGGAACAGACCCATGA